In a genomic window of Nitrospiraceae bacterium:
- the hemB gene encoding porphobilinogen synthase, which yields MAFPIQRLRRLREHELLRRMVRETSLSPADFIYPLFVVEGKDRREEIASMPGQFRLSIDLLVKEAGEIKALGIPAIILFGIPNQKDERGSSAFDPNGIVQRAVKAVKDQVPGLLVVTDVCIDEYTSHGHCGIVRDGRILNDETLECLRAMARTHAQAGADMVAPSDMMDGRVGAIRAELDQAGFPELPIMSYAAKFASCFYAPFRDAAFSIPQFGDRQSYQMDPANRREALHEIALDIEEGADIVMVKPALPYLDVIAAARTQTLLPIAAYQVSGEYSMVKAAGRAGWLDESRAMMESLLAIKRAGADVILTYFAKDAARLLH from the coding sequence ATGGCCTTTCCGATTCAGCGGTTGCGTCGCCTGAGGGAGCACGAGTTGCTCCGAAGAATGGTTCGTGAAACTAGTTTGTCGCCGGCAGACTTCATCTATCCGCTGTTTGTGGTTGAAGGGAAGGATCGGCGGGAAGAGATTGCCTCAATGCCGGGCCAGTTCAGGCTTTCGATCGACCTTTTAGTAAAGGAAGCCGGCGAGATCAAAGCATTGGGGATTCCAGCGATCATCCTCTTCGGCATTCCGAATCAGAAGGACGAACGAGGAAGCTCCGCATTCGATCCCAACGGGATCGTACAGCGGGCGGTGAAGGCGGTGAAAGACCAGGTGCCAGGTTTGCTGGTCGTTACCGACGTCTGTATCGACGAATATACCAGCCACGGTCACTGTGGGATTGTCAGGGATGGGCGCATTCTGAATGATGAAACCTTGGAGTGTCTTCGCGCGATGGCGCGAACGCATGCACAAGCGGGTGCCGATATGGTGGCTCCGTCCGATATGATGGATGGGCGGGTGGGGGCGATTCGAGCCGAGCTGGATCAAGCAGGATTCCCCGAACTTCCCATCATGTCCTATGCGGCAAAATTTGCGTCGTGTTTTTACGCTCCATTTCGGGACGCAGCATTCTCCATCCCGCAATTCGGCGACCGGCAGTCGTATCAAATGGACCCGGCCAATCGTCGAGAGGCGCTGCATGAGATCGCCCTCGACATCGAAGAAGGGGCCGACATTGTCATGGTCAAACCGGCGCTGCCCTATCTCGACGTCATCGCGGCCGCGCGAACGCAGACGTTGCTGCCAATCGCCGCCTATCAGGTGAGCGGGGAGTACAGCATGGTCAAGGCAGCGGGCAGAGCCGGATGGCTCGACGAATCGCGTGCCATGATGGAATCCTTGCTCGCGATCAAACGGGCCGGTGCGGATGTGATCCTCACCTACTTTGCCAAAGACGCAGCCCGGCTACTACACTGA
- the hpt gene encoding hypoxanthine phosphoribosyltransferase, with product MERLFGRPIVTQEEMRTRIRELGKQITADYSGKDFVLIGILKGAYAFYADLARAIRIPMRVDFIVVTSYGAQAKTSGKVKMVTEPTEDIKGKDVLLVEDIVDSGLTIQYLVKQLSKRKPRSVKVCTLLSKPERRTIDVPLAYIGFNIPDKYVVGYGLDYQQKYRNLPYLAVLDMDGKRE from the coding sequence ATGGAACGACTTTTCGGTCGGCCGATTGTGACGCAAGAGGAAATGCGCACCCGGATTCGAGAGCTTGGCAAGCAAATTACGGCCGACTATTCCGGGAAAGACTTTGTGCTCATCGGGATTCTAAAAGGGGCGTATGCGTTCTATGCCGATCTTGCCCGGGCGATCAGAATTCCTATGCGGGTCGATTTCATCGTCGTCACCAGTTATGGGGCACAGGCAAAGACATCCGGCAAAGTGAAAATGGTAACCGAGCCGACCGAAGACATTAAAGGAAAGGACGTCTTGCTGGTGGAAGACATCGTCGATTCCGGTCTGACGATCCAATACCTGGTCAAACAGCTGTCGAAACGCAAACCACGGTCGGTGAAGGTCTGTACGCTGCTCAGCAAGCCGGAACGCCGGACGATCGACGTTCCGTTGGCTTACATAGGTTTCAACATCCCGGACAAATATGTGGTCGGCTACGGGCTAGATTACCAGCAAAAATACCGGAACCTGCCCTATTTGGCGGTGCTCGATATGGATGGAAAGCGGGAGTAG
- a CDS encoding CBS domain-containing protein, which yields MVPVKSFMVPREKFVTVARDTDAQTAARIMRDRGIGSLFVTNEREIIGILTDTDMMRRIVAAGADATKTNVEQIMSAPILTIEENKTLLDANDLMAQAHIRHLGVTRDGKLVGMISVRDLVVFLTNLPRK from the coding sequence ATGGTTCCAGTGAAATCATTCATGGTGCCGAGAGAAAAGTTCGTGACAGTGGCACGGGACACGGATGCACAAACGGCTGCTCGCATCATGCGCGACCGCGGCATCGGAAGCCTGTTTGTCACCAATGAGCGGGAGATCATCGGTATCCTCACGGATACGGATATGATGCGCCGGATTGTCGCAGCAGGAGCCGATGCGACCAAGACGAATGTGGAGCAGATCATGTCCGCTCCGATTTTGACGATCGAAGAAAATAAAACGCTGTTGGACGCCAACGATCTCATGGCGCAAGCCCATATTCGCCATTTGGGTGTGACGAGGGACGGTAAGTTGGTCGGCATGATCTCAGTCCGCGATCTCGTCGTGTTTCTGACGAATCTACCGAGAAAATAA
- a CDS encoding bifunctional riboflavin kinase/FAD synthetase, which translates to MLKVTRGLSDASPRAHPVATIGNFDGHHLGHRLLLQTVVESARKSQGTALVLTFEPHPVKVLAPHVELLYLTSPEEKLARFEAAGINEVVLLEFTPAFASMTPEQFVDRVLHQQLKLAELFVGEHFAFGNGRAGRIADLIQFGGQYGFQVYPVRPVVVEGTVVSSTRVRQLIQAGEMERAAVLLGRAYGIRGTVVHGAQQGQALGWPTANLRLPLHRVMPPDGVYAARTVYDAQMYEAIAYIGTRPTFGEGERLIEVYLLDQSCNLYGKEITVQFVARVRDDHAFASADELSKQITRDVEQARLSLKRFPEGMQEA; encoded by the coding sequence ATGCTGAAAGTGACGCGTGGGCTTTCCGACGCCAGTCCACGTGCCCATCCTGTCGCCACCATCGGCAATTTTGACGGCCACCATCTCGGCCACCGGCTGTTGCTGCAGACCGTGGTGGAGTCGGCTCGCAAATCGCAGGGGACGGCGCTCGTGTTGACGTTCGAGCCCCATCCCGTCAAAGTTCTCGCTCCGCACGTCGAACTGCTGTATCTGACCAGTCCGGAGGAAAAACTGGCTCGCTTTGAGGCTGCCGGGATCAATGAAGTTGTCTTGCTGGAATTTACTCCGGCCTTTGCCTCGATGACACCAGAGCAATTCGTCGATCGCGTCCTGCACCAGCAACTCAAATTGGCGGAACTCTTTGTCGGTGAACATTTTGCATTTGGGAATGGGCGGGCCGGTCGTATCGCTGATCTCATTCAATTCGGCGGCCAGTACGGATTTCAGGTCTATCCAGTCAGGCCGGTGGTGGTTGAAGGAACGGTGGTGAGCTCCACGCGGGTTCGTCAGCTTATTCAGGCAGGAGAGATGGAACGAGCCGCGGTGCTGTTGGGGCGCGCCTATGGGATCCGAGGTACGGTCGTTCATGGGGCTCAGCAAGGACAAGCCTTAGGGTGGCCCACCGCCAACCTCCGCCTTCCACTCCACCGCGTGATGCCGCCGGACGGAGTCTATGCCGCGCGGACCGTTTATGACGCGCAGATGTATGAGGCGATTGCGTACATTGGGACAAGACCAACATTTGGAGAGGGAGAGCGTCTGATTGAGGTGTACCTGCTGGATCAGTCGTGTAATCTCTATGGTAAAGAAATTACCGTTCAATTTGTCGCGCGAGTGCGAGATGACCATGCGTTCGCTTCCGCGGACGAGCTGTCGAAGCAAATCACCCGCGATGTCGAACAGGCACGGCTTAGCCTCAAACGTTTTCCTGAAGGAATGCAGGAAGCATGA
- the tilS gene encoding tRNA lysidine(34) synthetase TilS — translation METTINKKTSTPNVRPALLNEMVRTVRERALFLPGQHLLVAVSGGPDSMALLSLLHRLAQSWRLSLTAVHFNYGLRGEESDGDESFVRTWCDERRIPLLVQRPMLSKKSRASSLQAAAREVRYAAMRRIARDLRVDRIVVGHTANDQAETMLMWMLRGAGLSGLAGMPYKREGLIVRPLLASTRKDILTYLDQQGVPYRSDSSNEKPLYRRNRIRMEIMPALARLNPAAVRVLQRHAELLRDEEAYLEQMVDGLMSLVVSKSDEGRLRLDRQGIAVLPVALQRRLIRRVLRDCDEQERASGLDSIETVRRFLLKGQSGNRLTLRSGTLIQKQDYAELSRSRDGRLTGVSAEDRGLTEACRLTVPSVAYWGRRNYQFQVQLMPRDEAVRLPLERSVHRALFDADRFSTPLFVRTWQAGDRFCPKGMRGRTKKLQDLFTDLKVGREERADIPLVVAPEGILWVVGKRQDDRFVLRDSTTRCLVVTVTGQREGAL, via the coding sequence ATGGAGACGACGATCAACAAAAAAACGTCCACGCCAAATGTTCGTCCCGCCCTTCTGAACGAAATGGTCAGAACGGTCAGGGAACGAGCGTTGTTCTTGCCTGGTCAGCATCTTCTGGTGGCTGTGTCGGGGGGACCTGATTCAATGGCATTGCTGTCTTTGCTCCATCGGTTGGCCCAGTCCTGGCGCCTCTCTCTGACGGCGGTCCATTTTAACTATGGTCTACGTGGAGAGGAATCGGATGGAGATGAATCATTCGTTCGCACCTGGTGCGACGAACGACGAATCCCTCTTCTGGTTCAACGGCCGATGTTGTCCAAGAAATCTCGAGCTTCTTCGCTGCAGGCCGCCGCTCGAGAGGTTCGCTATGCCGCCATGCGACGGATCGCCCGCGATCTGAGGGTTGACCGGATTGTTGTCGGGCATACGGCGAACGATCAAGCTGAGACGATGCTGATGTGGATGTTGCGAGGGGCAGGGTTGAGTGGGTTGGCCGGGATGCCGTATAAGCGGGAGGGCCTCATCGTTCGCCCTCTCTTGGCCTCGACTCGAAAAGACATCCTGACATATCTCGATCAACAGGGGGTGCCCTACCGATCTGATTCAAGCAATGAGAAGCCTCTATACCGCCGTAATCGGATTCGAATGGAGATCATGCCGGCCTTGGCAAGGCTGAATCCGGCCGCTGTCCGTGTGCTCCAGCGGCATGCAGAGTTGCTTCGAGACGAGGAAGCCTATTTGGAGCAGATGGTAGATGGGCTGATGTCGTTGGTCGTGAGCAAGAGTGACGAAGGGCGTCTGCGATTGGACCGGCAAGGGATCGCGGTTCTTCCTGTGGCGTTACAACGGCGGCTGATCCGTCGGGTTCTTCGGGATTGCGATGAGCAGGAGCGGGCCTCCGGCTTGGACAGTATCGAAACCGTCCGACGATTTCTTCTGAAGGGACAATCGGGGAATCGATTGACGCTGCGATCCGGCACTTTGATTCAGAAGCAAGATTACGCCGAACTCTCCCGTTCTCGAGACGGGCGTCTCACAGGTGTGTCTGCTGAGGATCGAGGCTTGACCGAGGCATGCCGTTTGACCGTTCCTTCGGTAGCGTACTGGGGTAGAAGGAATTATCAATTTCAGGTACAACTCATGCCGCGCGATGAGGCAGTGCGATTGCCTCTGGAGCGGTCGGTTCATCGGGCCTTGTTTGACGCGGATCGATTCTCGACGCCCCTCTTTGTAAGGACGTGGCAAGCGGGGGATCGTTTCTGTCCAAAGGGAATGAGAGGGCGCACCAAGAAACTCCAGGATCTGTTTACTGATTTGAAGGTTGGACGGGAAGAACGAGCGGACATTCCGCTTGTGGTGGCACCTGAAGGAATTCTCTGGGTTGTTGGAAAACGACAGGACGATCGGTTTGTTCTGCGTGATTCGACAACCAGGTGTTTGGTTGTTACGGTGACGGGTCAACGGGAAGGAGCGCTGTAG